The genomic DNA TGCCTATTTGAGTTCGACAGTTCCGCCCGCTTCTTCGATCTGCTTCTGAATGTCGTCGGCTTCCTCTTTGGTTACGCCCTCCTTCAGCGCGCCGGGAACGCCGTCAACCAGCGCCTTGGCCTCTTTCAGTCCCAGGCCCGTTATTGCGCGAACGACCTTGATGACCTGGATCTTCTTGTCGCCGAAACCGGTCAGCACGACGTCGAAGGAATCCTTCTCTTCTTCTGCCGGCGCGGCTGCGTCGGCGGCGCCGGGTGCGGCGACAGCCACCGTCGCCGCGGCTGAAACGCCGAACTTGTCTTCAAGCGTCTTCACGAGATCATTCAGTTCCAGCACGGTCAGCTGTTCG from Gemmatimonadota bacterium includes the following:
- the rplL gene encoding 50S ribosomal protein L7/L12 — encoded protein: MMAVSDIVDQIEQLTVLELNDLVKTLEDKFGVSAAATVAVAAPGAADAAAPAEEEKDSFDVVLTGFGDKKIQVIKVVRAITGLGLKEAKALVDGVPGALKEGVTKEEADDIQKQIEEAGGTVELK